A genomic window from Lotus japonicus ecotype B-129 chromosome 1, LjGifu_v1.2 includes:
- the LOC130732149 gene encoding uncharacterized protein LOC130732149, with amino-acid sequence MWEPTNDPDILPPLFKRRHGRPKKLRRRDPYEDTKQEHLNKGVARHMCSRCGQHGHNRRRCSLPPPVDEEPESSQAPNESQVINETQAQNEVPTDGGTSQAASQAGPSQAGSSEAGPSQPRPVVRRKCSRCKHVGHNSRRCNLPVIIEDPNTTQAASSQVVDVSILDRSTFKYNKS; translated from the exons ATGTGGGAACCTACCAATGACCCTGACATACTACCACCACTGTTTAAAAGGAGGCATGGAAGGCCTAAGAAACTGAGAAGAAGAGACCCTTATGAAGATACAAAGCAGGAACATCTAAACAAAGGAGTTGCAAGACATATGTGCAGCAGATGTGGCCAGCATGGCCATAACAGAAGGAGGTGCAGTCTTCCTCCACCTGTAGATGAAGAACCAGAAAGTTCTCAAGCACCAAATGAAAGTCAGGTTATCAATGAAACTCAAGCACAAAATGAAGTGCCCACT GATGGGGGAACCTCTCAAGCTGCATCTCAGGCTGGGCCATCTCAGGCTGGGTCATCTGAGGCTGGGCCGTCTCAGCCACGTCCAGTTGTTAGGCGCAAGTGCAGCAGATGTAAGCACGTTGGTCATAATTCAAGGAGATGCAATCTTCCTGTCATAATAGAAGACCCAAATACAACTCAAGCTGCTAGTTCTCAAGTTGTTGATGTAAGTATACTTGACAGATCTACCTTCAAATACAACAAATCATGA
- the LOC130725555 gene encoding ubiquitin carboxyl-terminal hydrolase 18-like, with amino-acid sequence MLVSGVSWDLKWLLQFVISAFVVVLGLHTLVKNTASKYFEVDANFDAMPGLLMDDTVCVLCRKNATKKCSRCKSVRYCSEACQQLHWKSEHKMKCKALQSNSAISLAKASAAVNKTTSSISLIPQCGRGTFRPIKQPKNPLFPYDEFVKLFNWDKPGFPPCGLLNCGNSCFANVVLQCLSFTKPLIAYLLEKGHRKECCHNDWCFLCEFEIHVERARLSSQAFSPMNILSRLPNISGTLDCGRQEDAHEFMRFAIDTMQSICLEEFGGEKAVPPNLQETTLIQHIFGGHLQSEVICTECEKNSNQYENMMDLTVEIHGDAASLEECLDQFTVKEWLHGDNMYKCDGCKGYVKAWKRLTVKRAPNILTIALKRFQSGSFGKLNKRVTFPETLDLSPYTSDVGDGSDIYKLYAVVVHIDMLNASFFGHYICYIKDFQGNWYRIDDWKVMGVELEEVLSQGAYMLLYSRVNARPSGLQSIESSEAADMKTFEVGVQPGSSKQAECFSDTNTATYSKGCEALPFGISPELKISASESVSLTEMSCGAKSEHSNDMDVEVANETSSSGVESSYICSSQAAEHWGDIDITRSNPCSSVLGEISGCKKEQDDSDMAKSAPSLVLPNGFSGFDKDSYVSEDYQNLRGDSEHVDAIECKSIAAKDNVKLSNGYASSNIHDMPVEDGGAVFSGVGSCSSETSSAEMHQLKRRLPFYSSEAEEGNELNKMESAGNKLIK; translated from the exons ATGCTTGTCTCTGGAGTATCATGGGATCTCAAGTGGCTACTGCAGTTTGTGATCTCCGCGTTTGTGGTGGTTCTTGGATTGCACACTCTCGTCAAGAATACGGCGTCAAAGTACTTTGAGGTCGACGCCAATTTCGACGCCATGCCTGGCCTTCTCATGGATGATACCGTTTGTGTCCTCTGCCGCAAAAACGCCACCAAGAAGTGCTCTCGCTGCAAATCCGTTCGATACTG CTCAGAAGCATGCCAACAGTTGCATTGGAAATCTGAACATAAGATGAAATGCAAGGCTTTACAGAGCAACAGTGCAATAAGCTTGGCTAAAGCTTCCGCAGCTGTGAATAAAACCACATCTTCAATTTCCCTGATCCCGCAATGTGGTCGTGGAACTTTCAGGCCTATCAAGCAGCCTAAAAAT cCTCTCTTTCCTTATGATGAGTTTGTCAAATTGTTTAACTGGGACAAGCCAGGATTTCCTCCCTGTGGACTCTTGAATTGTGGAAACAG CTGCTTTGCGAATGTGGTTCTCCAATGTCTTTCATTCACAAAGCCACTTATTGCCTACTTGTTGGAGAAGGGTCACCGCAAAGAAT GCTGCCATAATGATTGGTGCTTTCTATGTGAATTTGAAATCCATGTTGAAAGGGCAAGGCTAAGTTCACAAGCGTTTTCTCCTATGAATATTCTGTCTCGTTTGCCTAATATTTCGGGTACACTGGATTGTGGAAGACAAGAGGATGCTCATGAGTTCATGAG GTTTGCCATTGATACTATGCAATCTATTTGCCTTGAGGAATTTGGTGGAGAAAAAGCTGTGCCTCCTAACCTTCAAGAAACAACCCTTATTCAACACATTTTTGGTGGACACCTTCAATCTGAG GTGATTTGCACAGAATGTGAGAAGAATTCAAATCAGTATGAAAATATGATGGACTTGACAGTTGAAATTCATGGAGATGCTGCTTCCTTGGAGGAATGTCTAGACCAGTTTACTGTTAAGGAGTGGCTTCATGGGGATAATATGTATAAATGTGATGG GTGCAAAGGTTATGTCAAGGCATGGAAACGTCTCACAGTGAAACGGGCTCCAAATATTCTTACTATTGCCTTAAAAAGATTTCAG AGTGGGAGTTTTGGAAAACTTAACAAGAGAGTAACTTTCCCCGAGACTTTGGATCTTAGCCCTTACACAAGTGATGTTGGAGATGGATCTGACATCTATAAGCTTTATGCCGTTGTAGTCCATATTGATATGCTGAATGCTTCATTTTTTGGTCATTACATCTGCTACATCAAGGATTTCCAAGGAAACTGGTATAGAATTGATGATTGGAAG GTTATGGGTGTGGAATTGGAGGAGGTGCTTTCTCAGGGCGCATACATGCTGCTGTATAGCAG GGTTAATGCACGACCCTCAGGACTTCAAAGTATTGAATCTTCAGAGGCGGCAGATATGAAAACATTCGAAGTGGGAGTGCAGCCTGGCTCTTCTAAACAAGCTGAGTGCTTTTCAGATACGAATACTGCGACTTACAGCAAAGGGTGTGAGGCTCTTCCATTTGGTATTAGTCCAGAGTTGAAGATTTCTGCCAGTGAATCTGTGTCTTTGACCGAAATGAGCTGTGGTGCAAAAAGCGAGCATTCTAATGATATGGATGTTGAGGTTGCAAATGAAACTTCCTCTAGTGGCGTTGAATCATCTTATATCTGCAGTTCTCAAGCTGCCGAACATTGGGGGGATATAGATATTACCAGATCAAATCCATGCTCATCTGTTTTAGGAGAGATTTCAGGCTGTAAAAAAGAGCAAGATGATAGTGATATGGCTAAATCTGCTCCTTCTCTAGTTTTGCCAAATGGCTTCTCGGGCTTTGATAAGGATTCTTATGTTTCAGAGGATTATCAGAACTTAAGGGGAGATTCAGAACATGTAGATGCGATTGAGTGCAAGTCAATTGCAGCAAAAGACAATGTGAAGCTTAGCAATGGGTATGCCAGTTCAAACATACATGATATGCCTGTTGAAGATGGTGGTGCTGTATTTTCTGGGGTCGGTTCTTGTTCGAGTGAAACATCCTCAGCTGAGATGCATCAATTGAAGCGGAGATTGCCATTTTACAGTTCTGAAGCTGAGGAAGGAAATGAACTCAATAAAATGGAATCAGCAGGGAACAAGTTAATAAAGTAG
- the LOC130725546 gene encoding F-box only protein 13-like, with protein MECIGRSVSLKRKSPENGDNPLFSNFSLDDLNEDLFERILSWLPTSTFFRGTSVCKRWKSVAASTSFKHACSQIPSREPWFLMVAPNLNQSVIFDTAESSWKRLNHPPLLHEESNQSCMPVASSGGLICHRKLSGDFIVSNPVTGSCSELPPLHISSQNQPLNAIVMRTASKDQLSFRIVLVFGELPNLVFKVYNSSSGCWENETALRRKVGDIDNSMEYDSTDENAVYFLSKGGIVVASSLQRSASKQYSSVVTNKDGNEIVYYLSSSGTVVACNLTRKCFFEHPRLLPVFSEYSIDVVECNGEMLIVLLSEFLETASLRVWKYDEGWHQIAAMPVANSHEWFGKKADINCVGAGNQIFVCLNSPEICTYVLCDLETNKWVELPKCCLNGEVMDFMSAFSFEPRIEASV; from the coding sequence ATGGAATGCATTGGCAGAAGTGTGAGTTTGAAGAGAAAGTCACCAGAAAATGGAGATAATCCACTCTTCAGCAACTTTTCTCTGGATGACCTTAATGAAGATCTGTTTGAAAGGATACTTTCATGGCTGCCAACTTCCACATTCTTCCGCGGTACTTCGGTGTGCAAAAGATGgaaatcagttgctgcttctaCCAGTTTCAAGCATGCCTGCTCTCAAATTCCTTCAAGGGAACCTTGGTTTCTCATGGTTGCTCCCAACCTCAACCAATCTGTTATCTTTGACACTGCTGAAAGCTCTTGGAAAAGACTCAACCATCCACCTCTTCTGCATGAAGAATCTAACCAAAGTTGCATGCCGGTTGCATCCTCCGGCGGCTTGATTTGCCACAGAAAATTATCAGGAGACTTCATTGTGAGCAATCCTGTGACAGGATCTTGCAGTGAACTCCCTCCACTGCACATTTCATCTCAGAACCAACCTCTCAATGCCATTGTGATGAGAACAGCTTCAAAAGACCAACTCTCCTTCAGAATTGTGTTAGTCTTCGGCGAGCTTCCAAATCTCGTGTTTAAAGTCTACAATTCAAGCTCTGGCTGTTGGGAAAATGAGACTGCACTGAGGAGAAAGGTTGGTGATATTGATAATTCCATGGAATATGATTCAACAGATGAGAATGCTGTGTATTTTCTCAGCAAAGGTGGAATTGTGGTAGCAAGCAGCTTGCAGAGAAGCGCTTCTAAGCAATATTCATCAGTTGTTACCAACAAAGATGGTAATGAGATCGTGTATTATCTTAGCTCCTCAGGGACAGTGGTAGCTTGCAATTTGACAAGAAAGTGCTTCTTTGAGCATCCCAGGTTGTTGCCAGTTTTTAGTGAGTACTCCATTGATGTTGTGGAGTGTAATGGGGAGATGCTGATTGTTTTGTTATCAGAGTTCTTGGAAACTGCTAGTCTTAGGGTGTGGAAATATGATGAGGGTTGGCACCAGATTGCAGCAATGCCAGTGGCTAATTCCCATGAGTGGTTTGGGAAAAAGGCTGATATAAACTGTGTAGGAGCTGGTAACCAGATTTTTGTGTGCTTGAACTCCCCTGAAATATGCACTTATGTTCTGTGTGATTTGGAGACCAACAAGTGGGTTGAATTGCCAAAATGCTGCCTAAATGGTGAAGTCATGGACTTCATGTCTGCTTTTTCATTTGAGCCTAGAATAGAGGCTTCTGTGTGA